In one Alteribacter lacisalsi genomic region, the following are encoded:
- a CDS encoding class I SAM-dependent methyltransferase, with the protein MGHYYSEKPDVESRPETVEVTVRGQKLRFLSDRGVFSKGDLDFGTRTLLETFELPAVEGEIADIGCGWGPIGITLACEYKERTFIMADINERAVDLAEKNAERNGAAGNTKVVVSSLFSELQEQEFAAILTNPPIRAGKQVVHQLFDEAHVHLKSGGDLWVVIQKKQGAPSAVKKLAELFGEEQVETVRKAKGYFILRAQKV; encoded by the coding sequence ATGGGACATTATTATTCAGAAAAACCGGATGTGGAAAGCAGGCCGGAAACAGTGGAAGTTACAGTAAGAGGACAGAAGCTTCGTTTCCTCTCGGACCGTGGAGTGTTTTCAAAAGGAGATCTTGATTTCGGAACCCGTACGCTGCTTGAGACATTCGAACTCCCGGCGGTCGAAGGGGAAATCGCTGACATCGGCTGCGGCTGGGGACCAATCGGGATCACGCTTGCCTGTGAATATAAAGAGCGCACTTTTATAATGGCTGACATTAATGAACGGGCAGTCGACCTTGCCGAAAAGAATGCGGAACGCAATGGGGCAGCCGGTAATACGAAGGTAGTTGTGAGTTCGCTTTTTTCTGAACTCCAAGAGCAGGAGTTCGCTGCAATTCTGACAAACCCGCCGATCCGTGCCGGTAAACAGGTCGTTCATCAGCTGTTTGATGAAGCGCATGTTCACTTGAAATCCGGAGGAGACCTCTGGGTTGTCATACAGAAAAAACAAGGCGCGCCTTCCGCGGTCAAAAAGCTCGCCGAATTGTTCGGTGAAGAGCAGGTAGAGACCGTCCGGAAGGCAAAAGGATATTTTATTTTGCGTGCACAAAAGGTTTGA
- the rplL gene encoding 50S ribosomal protein L7/L12 has product MTKEQIIDAIKEMSVLDLNDLVKAIEEEFGVEAAAPVAAAGAGAGDAAEEQTEFDVVLESAGSSKIGVIKVVREITGLGLKDAKALVDGAPAPVKEGVSKEDAEEIKAKLEEAGASVEVK; this is encoded by the coding sequence ATGACTAAAGAGCAAATTATCGATGCGATTAAAGAAATGTCCGTTTTGGATCTTAACGACCTCGTTAAAGCAATCGAGGAAGAATTCGGAGTAGAAGCTGCAGCTCCTGTAGCGGCTGCCGGCGCTGGCGCTGGAGATGCTGCTGAAGAGCAGACTGAGTTCGACGTAGTCCTTGAGTCTGCTGGAAGCTCAAAAATCGGCGTAATCAAAGTGGTTCGTGAAATCACTGGTCTTGGTCTTAAAGATGCGAAAGCTCTTGTAGACGGCGCACCTGCACCGGTTAAAGAAGGCGTATCTAAAGAAGACGCTGAAGAGATTAAAGCTAAGCTTGAAGAAGCTGGCGCATCAGTAGAAGTTAAGTAA
- the rplJ gene encoding 50S ribosomal protein L10 — MSSVIEQKKQVVDEIATKLKESQSTIVVDYRGLDVAEVTELRKQLREEGVDFKVYKNSMTRRATAETGLTELDEQLKGPTAIAFCNNDVIAPARILNKFAKDHDALEIKAGVLEGRVATLEEIKSIAELPSREGLLGMLLSVMQAPIRNFALVTKAVAEQKEEKGA, encoded by the coding sequence ATGAGCTCAGTGATTGAACAGAAAAAACAGGTCGTTGACGAAATTGCAACGAAACTGAAAGAAAGCCAGTCTACAATCGTAGTTGATTACCGCGGACTTGACGTGGCAGAAGTAACTGAACTTCGTAAACAGCTTCGTGAAGAAGGCGTAGACTTCAAAGTGTACAAAAATTCAATGACGCGCCGTGCCACAGCGGAAACTGGTCTTACAGAGCTTGATGAACAGCTCAAAGGACCAACAGCGATCGCATTCTGCAACAACGATGTTATTGCTCCAGCGCGTATTCTTAACAAATTCGCGAAGGATCACGACGCTCTTGAAATTAAAGCGGGTGTTCTTGAAGGCCGCGTTGCAACTCTTGAGGAAATCAAGTCGATTGCAGAACTGCCGTCCCGCGAAGGTCTGCTTGGAATGCTTCTCAGCGTTATGCAGGCTCCAATCCGCAACTTTGCCCTTGTTACAAAGGCTGTTGCAGAGCAGAAAGAAGAAAAAGGCGCGTAA
- the rplA gene encoding 50S ribosomal protein L1 has product MAKKGKKFADALKLVDRDKAYEAREALELVQKTATANFDETVEMAARLGVDPKKADQQIRGAVVLPNGTGKTQRVLVFAKGDKAKEAEAAGADYVGEEDMINKINQGWFDFDVVVATPDMMAQVGKLGRVLGPKGLMPNPKTGTVTFDVEKAVNEIKAGKVEYRVDKSGNIHVPIGKVSFDADKLEENFRTMVDTLMKAKPAASKGTYMRNVAVSSTMGPGVKVNASAFKI; this is encoded by the coding sequence ATGGCTAAGAAAGGCAAAAAGTTTGCAGATGCTTTGAAACTTGTTGATCGCGATAAAGCGTATGAAGCTCGCGAAGCACTTGAACTTGTTCAGAAAACAGCAACAGCTAATTTTGACGAAACAGTGGAAATGGCTGCCCGTCTTGGGGTAGATCCTAAGAAAGCGGATCAGCAGATCCGTGGTGCAGTTGTTCTTCCAAACGGAACAGGTAAAACCCAGCGCGTTCTTGTTTTCGCAAAAGGCGATAAAGCCAAAGAAGCGGAAGCTGCAGGAGCGGATTACGTAGGGGAAGAGGACATGATCAACAAAATCAACCAGGGCTGGTTTGACTTTGACGTAGTCGTTGCGACTCCGGACATGATGGCTCAGGTTGGTAAACTCGGTCGTGTACTTGGACCAAAAGGTCTTATGCCTAACCCGAAAACCGGAACTGTTACGTTTGACGTAGAAAAAGCTGTTAACGAAATCAAAGCGGGTAAAGTTGAATATCGCGTTGACAAATCCGGGAACATCCACGTTCCAATCGGAAAAGTTTCCTTTGATGCTGACAAGCTTGAAGAAAACTTCCGCACTATGGTCGACACGTTGATGAAAGCGAAGCCTGCGGCTTCAAAAGGCACTTACATGCGTAACGTTGCTGTTTCATCTACAATGGGACCTGGCGTAAAAGTTAACGCATCCGCTTTTAAAATTTAA
- the rplK gene encoding 50S ribosomal protein L11 — protein MAKKVIKVVKLQIPAGKANPAPPVGPALGQAGVNIMGFCKEFNARTQEQAGLIIPVEITVFEDRSFTFITKTPPAAVLLKKAAGIESGSGEPHKVKVATVSRDKVREIAETKMPDLNAADVEAAMRMVEGTARSMGITIEG, from the coding sequence GTGGCTAAAAAGGTCATTAAAGTTGTAAAACTTCAAATCCCAGCTGGTAAAGCTAACCCAGCACCGCCAGTAGGACCGGCGCTTGGTCAGGCTGGAGTAAACATCATGGGATTCTGTAAAGAATTTAACGCTCGTACACAGGAACAAGCGGGCTTAATTATTCCGGTTGAAATTACGGTATTTGAAGACCGTTCATTTACATTTATCACAAAAACTCCACCAGCTGCAGTTCTTCTGAAGAAAGCAGCAGGAATCGAATCAGGTTCCGGGGAACCGCACAAGGTGAAAGTTGCTACAGTTAGTCGTGATAAAGTACGTGAAATCGCGGAAACAAAAATGCCGGACCTGAACGCAGCTGACGTAGAAGCAGCTATGCGTATGGTTGAAGGTACTGCCCGCAGTATGGGTATCACGATCGAAGGTTAA
- the nusG gene encoding transcription termination/antitermination protein NusG, which yields MEKNWFVVHTYSGYENKVKTNLEKRVESMDMTDKIFRVLVPVEEETEIKNGKSKQVTKKVFPGYVIVEMVMTDDSWYVVRNTPGVTGFVGSAGAGSKPTPLLPEEVDAILRQMGVEQPKAEVDFEIKEPVKVKEGPFANFIGTIEDIFAEKQKLKVHVNMFGRETPVELEFSQVEKIQ from the coding sequence ATGGAGAAAAATTGGTTTGTTGTTCACACCTATTCAGGCTACGAAAATAAGGTAAAAACGAACCTGGAAAAGCGTGTGGAGTCGATGGACATGACCGACAAAATTTTCCGGGTTCTTGTTCCGGTGGAAGAAGAAACGGAAATTAAAAACGGAAAGAGCAAGCAGGTTACAAAAAAAGTCTTTCCTGGTTATGTCATCGTTGAAATGGTAATGACAGATGATTCCTGGTACGTAGTCCGTAACACGCCCGGCGTTACCGGATTCGTAGGGTCAGCAGGCGCCGGTTCAAAACCGACACCGCTGCTGCCTGAAGAAGTGGATGCAATTCTGCGTCAGATGGGTGTTGAACAGCCGAAAGCAGAAGTTGACTTTGAGATCAAAGAGCCTGTTAAAGTGAAGGAAGGTCCTTTTGCCAACTTTATCGGCACAATCGAGGATATCTTTGCTGAGAAGCAGAAACTCAAAGTTCATGTGAATATGTTCGGCCGGGAGACGCCGGTTGAACTGGAATTCAGTCAGGTTGAGAAAATCCAGTAG
- the secE gene encoding preprotein translocase subunit SecE → MAETTSTSTAKKPVKFLKEVSTEMKRVTWPTRKELVRYTGVVVATVAFIAVFFFIVDTGISELIRLILN, encoded by the coding sequence ATGGCAGAAACAACATCAACATCAACAGCAAAAAAGCCGGTGAAGTTCCTTAAGGAAGTATCCACAGAAATGAAGCGCGTAACGTGGCCGACTCGTAAAGAACTCGTACGTTACACAGGTGTCGTTGTGGCAACTGTTGCATTTATCGCAGTATTCTTCTTTATTGTTGATACTGGAATTTCCGAACTGATCCGTTTAATTCTAAACTAG
- the rpmG gene encoding 50S ribosomal protein L33, translated as MVCTHVRTFYKQAVREFIMSAKIVLACSECKSRNYSTTKGSGSRADRLTFSKYCSTCGKHTTHVETK; from the coding sequence ATGGTATGTACACATGTACGCACGTTTTATAAACAAGCAGTCAGGGAGTTTATTATGTCAGCTAAAATCGTTCTCGCATGTTCGGAATGTAAGTCCCGAAACTATTCAACCACAAAAGGGTCCGGCAGCCGTGCCGACCGTTTGACATTCAGTAAATACTGCAGTACATGCGGTAAGCATACAACCCATGTGGAGACGAAATAA
- the sigH gene encoding RNA polymerase sporulation sigma factor SigH yields METGRNVKFEGMDDETLVEYVREGDSAALEYLINKYKNFVRAKARSYFLIGADHEDIVQEGMIGLYKSIRDFKGDKLSSFKAFAELCITRQIITAIKTATRQKHIPLNSYVSLDKPLYDEESDRTLLDVICGSRVSDPEELLINQEEFDDIEIKMGEILSELERQVLMLYLDGRSYQEISADLNRHVKSIDNALQRVKRKLERYVEIKGVKL; encoded by the coding sequence ATGGAAACTGGACGTAATGTCAAGTTTGAAGGAATGGACGATGAAACTCTGGTAGAGTATGTCCGGGAAGGAGACAGTGCGGCGCTTGAGTATTTGATCAACAAGTATAAAAACTTCGTAAGAGCGAAAGCGAGATCGTATTTCCTTATCGGTGCGGATCATGAAGACATCGTTCAGGAAGGAATGATCGGCCTTTATAAATCCATTCGTGATTTTAAAGGAGACAAGCTATCTTCCTTTAAGGCCTTTGCCGAACTTTGTATTACACGTCAGATCATCACAGCCATTAAAACCGCCACCCGGCAAAAACACATTCCTCTTAATTCCTACGTATCGCTGGACAAGCCGTTATACGATGAGGAATCAGACCGGACACTGTTGGACGTCATCTGCGGGTCGAGGGTGAGCGACCCCGAGGAACTGCTCATTAATCAGGAAGAGTTCGACGACATTGAGATCAAAATGGGTGAAATTCTGAGTGAACTGGAACGGCAGGTACTCATGCTTTACCTGGACGGACGCAGCTATCAGGAAATCTCGGCAGACCTCAACCGTCACGTTAAGTCGATTGATAACGCGCTTCAGCGTGTAAAACGAAAACTCGAACGCTATGTGGAGATTAAAGGCGTCAAACTTTAA
- a CDS encoding NYN domain-containing protein, giving the protein MRRFLIVDGYNIIGDWQELRELQARNLEEARDVLIEKMAEYQAYTGTSVIIVFDAHMVPGLGRKMKNYRLDIIYTREKETADERIEKLVRTLKRVDTEISVATSDFVEQRIIFASGALRKSARELRNEVKTIEKGIAKKVLSAKKQTARTKLPMTEEMADIFEKWRRGER; this is encoded by the coding sequence ATGCGCCGGTTTTTGATCGTGGACGGCTACAATATCATCGGTGACTGGCAGGAATTAAGAGAACTTCAAGCCAGAAACCTGGAGGAAGCCCGTGACGTTCTGATAGAGAAAATGGCCGAATACCAGGCGTATACCGGAACGAGTGTCATTATTGTTTTTGACGCCCATATGGTTCCGGGTCTCGGCCGGAAAATGAAAAACTACCGTCTCGATATCATTTATACACGGGAAAAAGAAACAGCGGATGAACGGATTGAAAAGCTCGTCCGTACCTTGAAGCGTGTGGATACGGAAATTTCTGTTGCCACATCTGATTTTGTAGAGCAGCGGATCATTTTTGCGAGCGGTGCCCTGAGGAAATCCGCCCGTGAACTCCGGAACGAAGTAAAGACGATCGAGAAAGGCATTGCTAAAAAAGTGCTCAGTGCAAAAAAACAGACAGCACGTACAAAACTGCCCATGACAGAGGAAATGGCAGATATATTTGAAAAATGGCGTCGAGGAGAGCGGTGA
- the rlmB gene encoding 23S rRNA (guanosine(2251)-2'-O)-methyltransferase RlmB, whose protein sequence is MSNKQDFIAGKNPVIEALKAKRPVNKIWVAEGSQKGQMNKITDLAKASKVNVQFVPKQKIDQMAGGSQHQGVVAQVAAYEYSDLEDLFAAAEKSGEAPLFLLLDELEDPHNLGSILRTADAVGAHGVIVPKRRSVGLTQTVAKSSTGAIEHIPVARVTNLARTMDELKDRGLWFVGTDAAGNEDYRQTDFTMPTGLVIGSEGKGLSRLVKEKCDFLVKIPMVGHVTSLNASVAAALLMYEVYRRRHPEGQA, encoded by the coding sequence GTGAGTAACAAACAGGATTTCATCGCAGGAAAAAACCCTGTCATTGAAGCACTCAAGGCTAAACGGCCGGTCAATAAAATCTGGGTGGCAGAAGGTTCCCAGAAAGGCCAGATGAACAAAATTACCGATCTGGCAAAAGCATCGAAAGTAAATGTCCAGTTCGTTCCGAAACAGAAAATCGATCAGATGGCAGGAGGCAGCCAGCACCAGGGTGTGGTTGCCCAGGTGGCTGCCTACGAATACAGCGATCTTGAGGATCTGTTTGCTGCAGCTGAAAAAAGTGGGGAAGCGCCCCTCTTTTTATTACTTGATGAACTGGAGGATCCCCATAATCTTGGGTCGATCCTCCGAACCGCCGATGCTGTCGGTGCCCACGGTGTCATCGTGCCAAAGCGCCGTTCGGTAGGGCTTACCCAGACCGTGGCGAAATCGTCCACTGGTGCGATTGAGCATATCCCGGTCGCCCGCGTCACAAACCTGGCCCGGACGATGGATGAGCTCAAGGATCGGGGCCTTTGGTTTGTTGGAACCGATGCGGCGGGGAATGAAGATTACCGGCAGACTGACTTCACAATGCCGACAGGTCTTGTGATCGGAAGCGAAGGAAAAGGGCTGAGCAGGCTCGTGAAGGAAAAATGCGACTTCCTCGTGAAGATTCCGATGGTCGGGCACGTAACATCCCTGAATGCATCGGTTGCTGCCGCACTGCTTATGTATGAAGTCTACCGCCGCCGCCATCCGGAAGGACAGGCATAA
- a CDS encoding Mini-ribonuclease 3, with product MGDGVMDMYVRYRLIASGQVKPNQLHRMASTFVSAKAQAKVVLELLEGERLTEKERSVTLRGRNAKSGSVPKNTDVTTYRYSTAFEALLGYLYLKDQHERLDTIMSEAFAILTTEGGNERE from the coding sequence ATGGGAGACGGGGTCATGGATATGTACGTCCGCTACCGCCTGATCGCCTCGGGCCAGGTCAAACCGAACCAGCTTCACAGGATGGCGAGTACCTTTGTGTCCGCCAAAGCACAGGCCAAAGTGGTCCTTGAACTCCTTGAGGGGGAGCGCCTTACGGAAAAAGAGCGGTCCGTCACCCTGAGGGGGCGAAATGCCAAATCCGGATCCGTGCCTAAAAATACAGATGTGACCACGTACAGGTACAGCACCGCCTTTGAGGCGCTGCTCGGGTATCTGTATTTGAAGGATCAGCACGAAAGACTCGATACGATTATGAGCGAAGCTTTTGCCATTCTTACTACGGAAGGGGGAAATGAACGTGAGTAA
- the cysS gene encoding cysteine--tRNA ligase, with translation MAIRMYNTLTRQKEEFKPIEEGKVKMYVCGPTVYNYIHIGNARPAVVFDMVRRFLEYRGYDVEYVSNFTDVDDKIIKAAEEMGEDVTAIAERFIEAYHEDTGALGVRKADLHPRVTDTMDDIIRFIEKLTEKGYAYASGGDVYFRTRKFDGYGKLSHQSVDDLQLGARIEVGEKKEDPLDFVLWKGAKPGEIYWESPWGQGRPGWHIECSAMVKKYLGDTIDIHAGGQDLSFPHHENEIAQSEALNEKKMANYWIHNGYINIDNEKMSKSLGNFILVHDIIKKFDPDVVRFFIVNNHYRSPINFSDSQLASAKSSLDRIKTTYANVTHRLSETADLGEEKDRWMKKTNDHHDHFISEMDDDFNSANAVAALFDLVKTANNYLREKHSSKEVLAHILKTMDQMAEVLGISLQETKEILDEEIEALIQERINARKNRDFARSDQIRDELKEQNIVLEDTPQGTRWKRV, from the coding sequence GTGGCGATTAGAATGTATAACACATTAACGAGACAGAAAGAGGAATTTAAGCCGATTGAAGAAGGTAAAGTGAAAATGTATGTGTGCGGACCGACTGTCTACAACTACATTCATATAGGAAACGCCCGTCCTGCGGTCGTATTTGATATGGTCCGCCGTTTCCTCGAGTACCGGGGATACGACGTGGAATACGTGTCCAATTTCACCGATGTGGATGACAAAATCATCAAGGCAGCGGAGGAAATGGGCGAGGATGTCACCGCTATTGCGGAACGGTTTATCGAGGCGTATCACGAAGACACAGGCGCGCTCGGGGTCCGTAAAGCCGATCTGCATCCCCGTGTGACCGATACAATGGACGATATTATCCGTTTCATTGAAAAACTTACCGAAAAAGGCTATGCCTACGCCTCAGGTGGAGACGTTTACTTCAGGACCCGCAAGTTTGACGGGTACGGGAAGCTTTCGCACCAGTCCGTGGATGACCTTCAGCTCGGAGCCCGGATTGAAGTCGGTGAGAAAAAGGAAGACCCGCTTGATTTCGTACTCTGGAAAGGAGCGAAACCAGGAGAGATTTACTGGGAGAGTCCGTGGGGACAGGGGCGCCCGGGCTGGCATATCGAATGCTCGGCGATGGTCAAAAAGTACCTCGGTGATACGATCGACATCCACGCTGGCGGCCAGGATCTCTCGTTTCCGCACCATGAAAACGAAATTGCCCAGTCTGAGGCCCTGAATGAAAAGAAGATGGCCAACTACTGGATTCATAACGGATACATTAATATCGACAACGAAAAAATGTCCAAATCACTCGGAAACTTTATCCTCGTTCACGATATCATCAAGAAGTTTGACCCGGATGTTGTCCGTTTCTTTATCGTCAACAATCATTACCGGAGTCCGATTAATTTCAGCGACAGCCAGCTTGCAAGCGCGAAGAGCTCGCTGGACCGGATTAAAACGACGTATGCGAACGTGACGCACCGCCTGTCCGAAACCGCGGATCTCGGTGAGGAGAAAGACCGGTGGATGAAAAAGACCAACGATCACCACGATCATTTCATCAGCGAAATGGATGACGATTTCAACAGCGCCAACGCTGTTGCCGCCCTGTTTGATCTCGTCAAAACGGCAAACAACTACCTGAGGGAAAAGCATTCGAGTAAAGAGGTTCTGGCTCACATTCTGAAAACGATGGATCAGATGGCCGAAGTGCTCGGCATCTCTCTTCAGGAAACGAAAGAGATCCTTGATGAGGAAATCGAAGCTCTGATTCAGGAGCGGATCAATGCTCGTAAAAACCGGGATTTTGCCCGTTCCGACCAGATTCGTGATGAACTGAAAGAGCAGAATATTGTTCTTGAAGACACGCCGCAGGGTACGCGCTGGAAGAGGGTGTAG
- the cysE gene encoding serine O-acetyltransferase, with protein sequence MFKTLKNDIDVVLDQDPAARNRLEVVFNYSGVHAIWSHRLAHWLWKKRFYFLARFLSQISRFFTGIEIHPGAVIGQRLFIDHGMGVVIGETCEIGDNCTIYQGVTLGGTGKEKGKRHPTLEDNVLIATGAKVLGSMRIGENSRIGAGSVVLKEVPPNSTVVGIPGRVVVQDGVKVDHDLDHINLPDPVSDKLKELEEEIARLKEQLDRVESQGGVYRGD encoded by the coding sequence GTGTTTAAAACTTTGAAAAATGACATTGACGTGGTGCTTGACCAGGACCCGGCCGCCCGGAACCGCCTGGAGGTTGTTTTCAACTACTCAGGGGTTCATGCCATCTGGAGCCACAGGCTTGCCCACTGGCTCTGGAAAAAACGGTTTTACTTCCTTGCCCGCTTTCTTTCGCAGATAAGCCGGTTTTTTACGGGCATTGAAATTCATCCCGGCGCAGTGATCGGCCAGAGGCTGTTCATTGATCACGGCATGGGTGTCGTCATCGGGGAAACGTGTGAAATCGGAGACAACTGTACAATCTATCAGGGTGTTACGCTCGGTGGAACCGGTAAGGAAAAAGGGAAACGGCATCCGACGCTGGAAGATAACGTCCTGATCGCGACCGGTGCGAAAGTGCTCGGCTCGATGCGTATCGGGGAAAACTCGAGAATCGGTGCCGGATCTGTCGTGCTCAAGGAAGTGCCCCCCAACTCCACAGTGGTCGGAATTCCCGGCAGAGTCGTTGTGCAGGATGGCGTGAAGGTGGACCATGATCTGGATCATATTAACCTTCCGGATCCCGTTTCAGACAAACTGAAAGAACTGGAAGAAGAAATTGCCCGTCTGAAGGAACAGCTGGACAGGGTGGAAAGCCAAGGAGGCGTTTATCGTGGCGATTAG
- the gltX gene encoding glutamate--tRNA ligase — protein sequence MAKEIRVRFAPSPTGHLHIGGARSALFNYLFARNQNGKFVVRIEDTDQARNVETATEKLMESMKWLGIDWDESVDAGGPHAPYRSMERMDIYKEYLQKLLDEGKAYYCYMTEEELEAEREAQRDRGETPKYSGRDRDLTAEQREAYEKEGKKPVVRFRVPESGAVVIDDVIRGNVTFENEGTGDFVIARKDGVPTYNFAVVVDDYLMEISHVIRGEEHLSNAPRQALIYEAFGWEKPVFAHASLILNPDRQKMSKRDESIIQFVEQYRDLGYLPEAIVNFLALLGWSAGEEEEIYSKAELEEKFSLERVSKSPAVFDTDKLEWINNRYMKEADLDRVVELALPHLIKAGKLPENMSGEQREWAEKLIALYQEQMSYGAEIVELSDLFFKKEIEYNEEAKQVLSEEQVPEVMAAFKEEVNALETFEPAEIKKAIKSVQKSTGHKGKKLFMPIRVAVSGQTHGRDLPDTIALIGKEAVLARLDQAVSQ from the coding sequence ATGGCTAAAGAAATCCGGGTGCGTTTTGCACCGTCACCTACCGGACATCTTCATATCGGAGGCGCCCGTTCGGCGCTGTTCAATTACTTATTTGCCCGCAATCAGAATGGAAAGTTTGTCGTCAGAATAGAAGACACAGACCAGGCCCGTAATGTGGAAACAGCAACAGAAAAGCTGATGGAAAGCATGAAATGGCTCGGCATTGACTGGGATGAAAGCGTAGATGCGGGCGGCCCGCACGCCCCTTACAGAAGCATGGAGCGGATGGACATTTATAAAGAGTATCTGCAAAAGCTCCTTGATGAGGGGAAAGCCTACTACTGCTACATGACAGAAGAAGAGCTCGAAGCTGAGCGCGAGGCCCAGCGCGACCGCGGCGAAACACCGAAATACTCCGGCCGTGACCGCGACCTGACGGCGGAACAGCGTGAAGCCTATGAAAAGGAAGGCAAAAAGCCTGTCGTCCGTTTCCGCGTACCTGAATCCGGCGCTGTCGTGATTGATGATGTGATCCGCGGCAACGTTACGTTCGAAAACGAAGGAACCGGAGACTTTGTGATTGCCCGTAAAGACGGCGTTCCAACCTACAACTTCGCTGTTGTAGTGGATGATTATCTGATGGAAATTTCCCATGTGATCCGGGGGGAAGAGCACCTTTCCAATGCTCCTCGCCAGGCGCTCATTTATGAAGCATTCGGATGGGAGAAGCCGGTCTTTGCCCATGCTTCTCTAATCCTGAACCCGGACCGTCAGAAGATGAGCAAGCGGGATGAGTCGATTATTCAGTTTGTGGAGCAGTACCGGGATCTCGGTTACCTTCCGGAAGCAATCGTTAATTTCCTGGCGCTTCTCGGCTGGTCTGCCGGAGAGGAAGAGGAGATCTACTCCAAAGCGGAGCTCGAGGAGAAATTCAGTCTTGAACGCGTGTCCAAGTCACCTGCTGTCTTTGACACCGATAAGCTTGAGTGGATCAACAACCGCTACATGAAGGAAGCGGACCTTGACCGTGTCGTGGAACTCGCCCTGCCGCACCTGATCAAAGCGGGAAAGCTTCCGGAAAATATGTCAGGTGAGCAGCGGGAGTGGGCTGAGAAGCTGATTGCCCTTTATCAGGAACAGATGAGTTACGGTGCGGAAATCGTCGAGCTTAGTGATTTGTTCTTTAAGAAGGAAATCGAGTATAATGAAGAAGCAAAGCAGGTCCTTTCCGAAGAACAGGTGCCGGAAGTGATGGCAGCCTTTAAAGAGGAAGTAAACGCACTTGAGACGTTCGAACCTGCAGAAATTAAAAAAGCGATCAAATCCGTCCAGAAATCAACCGGCCACAAAGGGAAAAAGCTGTTTATGCCGATCCGTGTGGCTGTGAGCGGCCAGACACACGGCCGTGATCTTCCGGATACGATTGCTCTTATCGGGAAAGAAGCGGTTCTTGCCCGTCTCGATCAGGCAGTGAGCCAGTAA
- the ispF gene encoding 2-C-methyl-D-erythritol 2,4-cyclodiphosphate synthase: MMRIGQGFDVHQLTEGRPLIIGGIEIPYEKGLLGHSDADVLLHTIADACLGAIGEGDIGRHFPDTDPAFKDADSKKLLSHVWGLVKERGYTLGNVDCTIMAQQPKMAPYIEEMRAGISDLLEAETDRVNVKATTTEKLGFTGRGEGIASQAVVLLVKVEQ, encoded by the coding sequence ATGATGAGAATTGGACAAGGCTTTGACGTGCACCAGCTAACAGAGGGACGCCCCCTTATTATTGGAGGCATTGAAATCCCATATGAGAAAGGACTGCTCGGGCATTCAGATGCAGATGTGCTGCTTCATACGATTGCAGACGCCTGTCTCGGTGCCATCGGGGAAGGGGATATCGGCAGGCATTTTCCGGATACGGACCCGGCATTTAAAGACGCCGATTCAAAAAAACTGCTCAGCCATGTATGGGGGCTCGTAAAAGAGCGCGGATATACCCTCGGCAATGTGGACTGTACGATTATGGCCCAGCAGCCGAAAATGGCGCCATATATAGAAGAAATGCGCGCGGGGATCAGTGATCTGCTGGAAGCAGAGACAGATCGGGTGAATGTAAAAGCGACCACTACAGAAAAGCTCGGCTTTACCGGACGCGGCGAAGGGATTGCCTCTCAGGCTGTTGTCCTGCTTGTTAAGGTGGAGCAGTAA